In the Sinomonas cyclohexanicum genome, GAGTCGGTGGTCGAGAATTCGCGCGAGAAGCCGCGCGAGCAGCGCGTCACGAAGCAGCGCCTCGCCGTCTCCGCGGCGCTGGACCGGATCGAGGACTTCGTCAGCACCCAGGAGCTTCATCGCATGCTCCACGACGAGGGCGCGTCGGTCTCGCTCGCCACGACGTACCGCATCCTGCAGTCCCTGGCGGACGACGGGCTCGTGGACGTGCTGCGCAGCGACGACGGCGAGGCCGTGTACCGGCGGTGCGAGGCGACAGGGCACCACCACCATCTCGTGTGCAGGCGCTGTGGGAAGGCCGTGGACATCGAGGCCCCGTCCGTGGAGACGTGGGCGAGCAGGGTGGCCCGCGAGCACGGCTACACCGCCGTGGAGCACACGGTAGAGATCTTCGGCCTCTGCCCCGAGTGCACCCTCATCGCCGCACGCGCGGCCTCTGCGTAGGCCCCGCGCGGGGCGACGCGGCGAGCCTCAGGCGGAGACCGGCGTCGTGCGCCGGGCCGGCTCCCCGGCGGGCCGGGCGACGCGCCCGCTGCGGCCCATGCGGTGCCGGACCCAGCCGATCACCGCGCAGACGACGTAGAAGAGGAACGAGAGCGTTGTGATGTAGGGGCTGATCGGCAGGCTGCCGCCCAGGGCGAGCAGGATTCCGCCCACGGTCGCCATGACCGCGAACGCCACGCTCAGGATCAGCACGAGCCTCGGCGACGACGTCACCTTCAGCGCTGCCGCCGCCGGCGTGATGAGGAGGGCGAGGACCAGGAGCGCGCCCACCACCTGGATCGAGAGCGCCACGCTGACACCGAGCACCACCATGAACACAAGCGAGAGGAACCGCACCGGGACGCCCCGTGCGAACGCCATGTCGGGGTCGACGCTCGCGAACGTGAGCGGCCGCCACACGGCGACCAGCACCGCGATCACGATCACCGCGGCGATCGCGAGCGTCTGCAGCTGGACGGTGTCCACGGCGACGATCTGCCCGGTGAGCAGGCCGAACTTGTTCGCGGCCCGGCCCTGGTACAGCGCCAGGAACAGAATGCCCAGCCCGAGCCCGAACGGCATGAGGACGCCGATCACCGAGTTCTTCTCGCGGGCGCGCCCGCCCATGAGGCCGATCACGAGGGCCGCCACGATGGATGCCGCGAGCGAGCCGGCGATGATGTCGGCGCCGATGAGCAGCGCGAACGCCGCACCCGCGAAGGAGAGCTCCGAGATCCCGTGGACGGCGAACGCGAGGTCCCGCTTCATCACGAACGTCCCGACGACCCCGCCGAGAAGCCCGAGGATGGCCCCGGCCCACACCGAGTTGACGACGAGGGCGAAGATCTCGCCGTAGTTCTCGAACGAGAACACCGTGCCCCAGAGGTCCGCGAGGTTCATGCCGGCTGCTCCTGGTCGCGGTGCTCGGGTGCGTGCGCGTGGGTCGTGGCGTCGGGCAGGCCCACGACGACGAGGCGTCCGTTCACGCGGGAGACCTCGACACGGCTGCCGTAGAGCTCGGAGAGGACGTCCGTGGTCATGACCTCGTCGACGGTGCCGATCCGGAACCTGCCGTCCGCGATGTAGAGGACGCGGTCGAGGTAGTCCAGGACCGGGTTGATCTCGTGGGTGACGAAGACGACGGCGGCACCGTCGCGCCGCTGGGCGTCGATGAGCCGGCTGACGGCCTGCTGGTGATGGAGGTCGAGCGATAGCAGCGGCTCGTCGCACAGCAGCACACGCGGCTGGCCGGCGATGGCCTGGGCCACCCTGAGCCGCTGCTGCTCTCCCCCGGACAGCAGCCCCACGGGGACCTTGGCGTAGTCGGTGGCGCCGACCTTCGCGAGCAGCTCGTCGACGCGGCGCTCGACCGCGCGGTGGCGCAGGCGTATCCCCCACCGATGGCCGTCCACGCCGAGCGACACGAGGTCCCGGGCACGCAGCGGGGTGGAGGGCGGGAACATCTTCTGCTGCGGGATGTAGCCGACCTCGTTGCCGCGCCTGCCCGGCGGGCGTCCCGCGATCTCGGCGGTGCCGGACGTGAGCGGCACGACGCCGAGGAGCGCCTTGAGGAACGTCGTCTTGCCGCTGCCGTTGGGGCCCAGGACGGCGAAGAACTCGCCGGGGCGGATGTCGAGGTCGAGCCCGGACCACAGGGTCCTCTCGCCGAATGCCAAGGAGGCGTTCCGCAGCCGGACGACGGCGGGCGCCTCCTGGGCGTGTGGCGCACCGCCCGCCGAATGCGGTTCCGCTGCGGGTGTCATGGTGGCCAATTCTAGGTGCCCAGCCTGAGAATGATCATCGATCACGACAGGGTGCCTGCTCACGGCAAGGCTTTGGCGAGTGCGTCCACATTCGCCTGCATCCAGGCCAGGTAGTCGGTGCCGGGAGGGACAGTCTCGGTGAACTCGGCGACTGGGACACCCGCCGACTCGGCTGCCTTGCGGAGCTGCTCGGTCTGGGCGCCCTGGGTCTGCGGGTTGTACGCCAAGAGGGCCACGGTCTTGGAGGTGACAAGGTCCAGGGTCTCCTTGAAGACCGCCGGCGGCACGTCTTGCCCCTCCTCGATCGCGGAGGTGAAGGCCGCGGGGGTGGCGTTCGTGAGGCCAGCGGCCTCGAGGAGGTAGAGCGGGACGGGCTCCGTCACCGCAGCCTTCTTGCCGGCGGCGCGGCCCTTGAGGGCCGCGACCTTGTCCTCGAGCGCCGTGAGCCTGGCCTCGACGTCCTTGGCGTTGGCGTCGTACGCGGCCTTGCCTCCCGGGTCGAGCGCACCGAGGCGATCGGCGATCGTGGCGGTGACCTTCTCCATCGCCGCAAGGTCATACCAGACGTGCTCGTTGTAGGCTGAGTGACCGCCAGACGGGGTGCCGGCGGGCTCGAGGCCCGCGACCTGCACGGCCGTGATGATCGCACTGTCGCCCAGCCTGCTCTCGCCAGCGAGCGTGCTCAGGAACGGATCGTAGCCGCCGCCGTTCTCGATCACGAGCTTTGCCTTGGACACCGCGAGCCGGTCCTGACTCGTGGCCTCGTAGGAATGGGGGTCCTGGCTGGTCTTGCTGACGATGGACGTCACCGAGACCCGATCGCCGCCCACCGCCTTGGCCAGGTCACCGTAGACGTTCGTCGAAGCCACGACGGCGACCGTGCCGGCCGCGGCCGTACCGGATCCCGCGGTGCCGGGCGATCCGGAGGCGCAGGCGGCGAGGCCCAGGGAGGCCGCCACGGCAAGAACGCCCAGGACGCCCACGCGGGCCCCTGCGGCGGGAACAGTGAAGGAACGCACGGGAGTCCTCAGTTCTACGTCAGCGTCGGTTGCGCGAGTGGATGAGAACCACTCGCAATACAGCAACTGTAGCGCCTCTTGCGAACAATTCCCATTTAGGCGGGCCTTACGTTCAGGACCGTCGGAACCCCTGGCTCTGCGTCGCGTCGCGGATCTCGCCCACGAGCTGCTCGATCACGTCCTCGAGGAACAGGACGCCGCGAGTCGCCCCCTCCGGCCCGATCACCCGGGCAAGGTGGAAGCCGGACTTCTGCATCGTCGCGAGGGCGTCCTCGATCTCCTCGTCGAGCGAGAGGTTCGCGAGCGAGCGCACGCGGCTCTCGCCGATCGGCTTGGCCCGGTGGTCAGGGGCGATCGCGAGGACGTCCTTGAGGTGGAGATAGCCCACGAGTTCTCCCTCGTCATCGACCATCGGGAAACGCGAGTAGCCCGTGCGGGAGACTGCCTTCTCGAACTCGGCAGGCGTGGCCGTGGTCGGCAGCGCCACGAGCTCCTCGACCGGCACCATGATCGACTCGGCGGTCCGGTCCGAGAACTCGAGCGCGCCGGAGAGGAGGCCCGACTCGTCATCGACGAGCCCTCTGCGCGTCGACTCCTGGACGATGGACTGGACCTCCTCGAGGGTGAAGCTCGAGGTCACCTCGTCCTTCGGCTCGACCCGCATGAGGTGAAGCACCAGATTCGCGGAGCCGTTGAGGAAGTA is a window encoding:
- a CDS encoding Fur family transcriptional regulator, with amino-acid sequence MVENSREKPREQRVTKQRLAVSAALDRIEDFVSTQELHRMLHDEGASVSLATTYRILQSLADDGLVDVLRSDDGEAVYRRCEATGHHHHLVCRRCGKAVDIEAPSVETWASRVAREHGYTAVEHTVEIFGLCPECTLIAARAASA
- a CDS encoding metal ABC transporter permease, with amino-acid sequence MNLADLWGTVFSFENYGEIFALVVNSVWAGAILGLLGGVVGTFVMKRDLAFAVHGISELSFAGAAFALLIGADIIAGSLAASIVAALVIGLMGGRAREKNSVIGVLMPFGLGLGILFLALYQGRAANKFGLLTGQIVAVDTVQLQTLAIAAVIVIAVLVAVWRPLTFASVDPDMAFARGVPVRFLSLVFMVVLGVSVALSIQVVGALLVLALLITPAAAALKVTSSPRLVLILSVAFAVMATVGGILLALGGSLPISPYITTLSFLFYVVCAVIGWVRHRMGRSGRVARPAGEPARRTTPVSA
- a CDS encoding metal ABC transporter ATP-binding protein, encoding MTPAAEPHSAGGAPHAQEAPAVVRLRNASLAFGERTLWSGLDLDIRPGEFFAVLGPNGSGKTTFLKALLGVVPLTSGTAEIAGRPPGRRGNEVGYIPQQKMFPPSTPLRARDLVSLGVDGHRWGIRLRHRAVERRVDELLAKVGATDYAKVPVGLLSGGEQQRLRVAQAIAGQPRVLLCDEPLLSLDLHHQQAVSRLIDAQRRDGAAVVFVTHEINPVLDYLDRVLYIADGRFRIGTVDEVMTTDVLSELYGSRVEVSRVNGRLVVVGLPDATTHAHAPEHRDQEQPA
- a CDS encoding metal ABC transporter solute-binding protein, Zn/Mn family gives rise to the protein MRSFTVPAAGARVGVLGVLAVAASLGLAACASGSPGTAGSGTAAAGTVAVVASTNVYGDLAKAVGGDRVSVTSIVSKTSQDPHSYEATSQDRLAVSKAKLVIENGGGYDPFLSTLAGESRLGDSAIITAVQVAGLEPAGTPSGGHSAYNEHVWYDLAAMEKVTATIADRLGALDPGGKAAYDANAKDVEARLTALEDKVAALKGRAAGKKAAVTEPVPLYLLEAAGLTNATPAAFTSAIEEGQDVPPAVFKETLDLVTSKTVALLAYNPQTQGAQTEQLRKAAESAGVPVAEFTETVPPGTDYLAWMQANVDALAKALP
- a CDS encoding hemolysin family protein encodes the protein MGDWAGILWLVVLLIGNAFFVAAEFAIMSARRSQIEPLADAGSGRAKTTLHAMENVSLMLAAAQLGITVCSLLILQVAEPAIHHLIGDPLHALGLPAELAASVGFVVALAAVTFLHVTLGEMVPKNISVSAADRAAILLAPVLLGMARLVKPIIYFLNGSANLVLHLMRVEPKDEVTSSFTLEEVQSIVQESTRRGLVDDESGLLSGALEFSDRTAESIMVPVEELVALPTTATPAEFEKAVSRTGYSRFPMVDDEGELVGYLHLKDVLAIAPDHRAKPIGESRVRSLANLSLDEEIEDALATMQKSGFHLARVIGPEGATRGVLFLEDVIEQLVGEIRDATQSQGFRRS